The Candidatus Methylomirabilis sp. sequence GAGACTTGTGGCCGATGCCACGGTAACGCTGAGTATATGAAAGCGTATAAAATCCCCACCGATCAGTTGGACAAGTACAAGCAGAGCTTCCATTACGAGATGTTGACCAAGAGGGGGGACCTCGCCTCCCCGACATGCAGTAGTTGCCACGGCAGTCACGGCGCCGCCCCTCCTGGTATCGATTCAGTGGCGAATATCTGTAGCCACTGTCATGTAGCGACGGCCGAGCTCTTCGCGAAGAGCCCGCACAAGCCGGCATTTGCCGAGCTGGGGATGCCGGCCTGCGTGACGTGCCATAGTAATCACGATGTCACGAAACCGTCAGATGCCATGCTGGCTGGTGGAGAAGGCACCCCGTGTGCCACATGCCACGAAGCGAACTCTCTACCCCTGAAGAAGGCCGCCGAATTACGAACCATGATTGAGAGTCTTTCAAGCCGGATCGATCAGGCGACGACGACCCTTACCAGGGCCGAGCAGGCAGGAATGGAGATCGGCTCTCCTCGATTCGAGCTGCTTGCGGCAAAAGAGTCCTTGATTAAGGCTAGAGCCGCGACGCATTCACTCGAGGTGGAACAGATCAAAACCGCTACCGACTCAGGGTTAGTCGTAGCCCAGAAGAGTCTTGAGAGCGGCCACGGTCTCCTGGCTGAGGTGCAGTTTCGCCGCAAGGGGCTGGCAGCCTCCATGCTGATCATTGTCGCGGTCCTGGTCGGCCTCTTCTTGAAGATCAGAGAAGTTGATCGGCGGAAAAGGTCCGGATGATCGTACGACCGGCATTGACATGATTGAGCGGAGTGATTATAGTTCAGAGATACGTGAAGCAAAGCGGATGGGTTCCTCAAGGCATCCGTGGGATATAGTCGTGAAGCTTAGCCAGATTCTTACGATTCGAGAAGATTGCCCGCGAAAAGGAGGAAGCATGAGATCAATGATCGGAAGGAGCGCGACGCTTACTCTGGCGTGCCTCCTCATCGTAAGCTTCACACCGACTCGCAGTCTGGCCCAGGCAAAGCCGAAGGTCCCCCCTCCCTTCACCTTTGAGCAGAAGACCACGAGTGAGGAGGGGAACCCGAGCCCAGGGAAGGTGACGTTCGATCACAATAAGCATATTGAAAAAGGCCAGAAGTGCCTGAACTGCCACGGTAAGGATAAACCTTTCAAGACCAAGATTGGGACCTCTCCGGACCTCACTATGAAGGCCTACAATGAAGGAAAGGCGTGCGGGACATGCCATAACGGGAAGGTGGCATTCTCCACAAAGGAGATGGGCAACTGCCTGAAATGCCATAAAGTCCCATCATAGCGCCGCACCTCTACAGCACCGAGACACAGCGACGAGAGTGTAGCGGGTGGCTGACATGAGGGTCCGCCTATTCGCCATGCCATTGTACGCTTGATAACGCGGAGCGTAGGTTGTGGAAAGGTGGCCGGAGGCCTTCTCCTTGTCTGGATTTTTCTGACGATAGCTCCGAATGCCTTTGCGGCCCTCTCGGGGTCGGCTTCCACTTCTGAGGAGTGTCTGGCCTGTCACAACGATCCCAACTTAAAAAAGGAGACCGGCGAGGGACGATACGCCTCGCTGTTTGTAGCGCCGGCCGATCTTGTTCAATCTGCGCACAAAGGGCTTGCCTGTACCGAATGCCATAATGACATCTCAGTAGTCCCTCACGCCGCAACGCCGCAGCCGGTCCGCTGCGGCGCATGCCATCGCAAACCCCATGAGACGGTTCCGAAGAGCGCTCATGCCAAACTGGGTAGCGACGGCCCCAGCGCCAATTGTATCGCCTGCCATGGCAGTCACCGAATCCAGAAGATAGCCGCGGATGGCAACGTCATCTGCGCGTCGTGTCATGGCCGTCAGGCAAAGCAAATGGCGGCCGGCATTCATGCCGGTAGCCGCGGGGAAAAAGCCCGGCACCTGCCTACCTGCG is a genomic window containing:
- a CDS encoding c(7)-type cytochrome triheme domain-containing protein, which gives rise to MRSMIGRSATLTLACLLIVSFTPTRSLAQAKPKVPPPFTFEQKTTSEEGNPSPGKVTFDHNKHIEKGQKCLNCHGKDKPFKTKIGTSPDLTMKAYNEGKACGTCHNGKVAFSTKEMGNCLKCHKVPS